A stretch of Gossypium hirsutum isolate 1008001.06 chromosome A06, Gossypium_hirsutum_v2.1, whole genome shotgun sequence DNA encodes these proteins:
- the LOC107961636 gene encoding ethylene-responsive transcription factor ERF017, which translates to MVKHISEKPAVERSDSRFKGVRKRKWGKWVSEIRLPNSRERIWLGSYDSAEKAARAFDAALFCLRGLSAKFNFPDNPPEIAGARSLTPPQIQAAAAQFANSEPPRIQSEQSNSGFQTESPSPSVSDGTVQLDSELPMDGSFLDLLTIGSGNYESDYGLLFPGFEDFSSAFLGSSLPSIGYEEDYLDGILVPESFLWNF; encoded by the coding sequence ATGGTGAAACACATAAGTGAAAAACCAGCAGTGGAGCGAAGCGATTCACGGTTCAAGGGTGTCCGAAAGCGAAAATGGGGGAAATGGGTGTCCGAAATCAGACTACCCAACAGCAGGGAAAGGATTTGGCTGGGATCTTATGACTCAGCCGAGAAAGCAGCGCGTGCTTTCGACGCCGCTCTTTTTTGCTTACGCGGCCTCtctgccaaattcaacttccctgaTAACCCTCCCGAGATAGCTGGAGCTAGGTCTTTAACGCCGCCCCAAATTCAAGCCGCTGCAGCACAGTTTGCGAACTCGGAGCCTCCCAGGATCCAATCCGAGCAATCCAACTCTGGGTTCCAAACGGAGTCCCCATCACCGTCGGTTTCGGACGGGACTGTTCAGTTAGATAGTGAGTTGCCTATGGACGGGTCGTTTCTGGATCTTTTGACAATCGGTTCGGGTAATTATGAATCGGATTATGGGTTGCTATTCCCTGGATTTGAGGATTTCTCAAGTGCTTTTCTCGGATCATCGTTGCCCAGCATCGGGTACGAAGAGGATTATTTGGATGGGATTTTAGTTCCAGAATCTTTTCTTTGGAATTTCTAA